The genomic DNA TGCACCATTTTTACCATATATAGCAGCTGAGTCATTTCCAAGATTTATTATCCCGTTATTTTCACCTTCCACTGTATATGGAGGCACAAATCCTCCAGTATACTGCCCGTTAACTAAAAGAGCAACCACTCCTGTCCCTGCAGAACTTACATTTGATGCCGAGTCTAATAAAACAGCAGAGTTAATTCCGTTAATAAGCGTGCTTCCTGCCCCCAAACTCTGGGTACCTGTATAAGTATAGGCTGTATTGCTGATATTTCCTATAATATAAGATGAATCTGCCGTTGCATTTATTGTCAGGTTGTTTGTAAATGTTGAATTTAACATATTAAACAGTACGATATTTTTTCCGTCAATGTTTATTGTCCCGGAATTTCCGTTCAAAATACTATTTGTCATGTAGAAACCTACTGCACCGTCACCTTTTAGATTAATTTCCCCACCGTTTATTGTTACTTCACTGTCTTCTGTATAAAATGCTATTCCGTCTTTTCCTACTGTTACTTTACCATCATTTGTCACTGTTGACTTTTTAGCGCTTATTCCTACTCCGCCTGTTTGTCCTGACATGTCAATATTAGAATTTGAAAACAGTTTTACTGTGGAATCAGTTCTCGTAAGCATCGGCTCAGTGTTATTGGCAAATATTCCGTAGCTTCTGCTGCCTGACGCAGCAATTGCATTTATTAAACCATTATTTTCAATTTCTATTTTTCCGTTACCATAACCGGAGTTTGTTTTATTTTCAGCATAAATTCCTGTTCCGCCTCCGCCTATTGTTATAGTGTTGTTATTTTGTACAAGTGATCCGTTATATGATACTATTCCTATTGAATCTGCGCCGGTCGTAGAAATAAGACCGTTATTTATAACTTCCCCGTAATTTGCTATTACTCCTGCCGAGGCTGAACCGGTCATATTAATAACACCGCCGTTATCTATAACTATTAAAACTTCATTCCTGTTTAAAGTTCCTGCGTAGTTTTCCTGTCCTATTCCATATTTACCAGTTAAAGCACTTGTCATTGTTTTTCCGCTCTGTAATGTTACTTTTGAAGATAAAAATTCAGATCTGTTATACGCATCAGTATTATTATCAATATCTACATTCAGATCTATATTTAAGGCCCCTTTAAACACCGAATACGGTTTATAATTAGGATTACTTGAAGGATCTATAGTAACATTCGACGGAAGACTTCCTATTATTCCAGATGAAGTAGCATCACTTAAATTTATTACCCCTCCCGGATTATCAAGAACAAACAGACTCGAATCAGAACTTGTAAGCTTTATGTTTAATGATCCTAAACCGATTATCATATCAGTCAGAAAAGAGTTAATTCCTGTAGGTATCCCCTTAAAGTAAAAAGCAGTTCCCCCGGTATTTATATCAGCATTTATTAAAGCTCCCATATTAAATTTTCCTACGGGATTTCCGCTTGTTCCAGAATAGTTGTAAAGCATAAGACCGCCGTTATTTACTTCAAGTTTGGCAGTGCCTGTAAGATTTATCGTAGCACCGTTGCCTAAATTTCCTTTATCATCAGCATACAGCCCTATTCCGCCGTTTGATGATATTATTGTTCCGCCCGATATTGTTGTTGAAGCCAGGTTATTCTTAGCATAAACACCTATCCCTTTGTTACCGGATACATCTATTGTTCCTCCTGCCATTTCAAAATTTCCTTCATTGTAAGCCCCGACAGAACTTTCTCCAAGTACTTTAATAGTTCCTTTATTTTCACCAGTTGCTACTGTTCCTTCATTTATTCCAAAAACAGCCATTCCTTGCGATTCTATACTATTTACAATAATTGTATTATCATTTAAAGCATAACCGCCGTTTATTGACAAAAGCCCGGTAACTTTGCTTAGATTGCTTCCTAATGTAATGGTTGAAGCATTTTTTACGAAAGTAGCTTTTGAACCAAGACTGTTAAAATCATTTGCCACCATAACTATATTATTAAATGCGGTATTAACAGCACTGGTATTATCCACTGTTACTGCTTTATCCAAAACGATACCGTATTTATCACTTCTTATCAAAATACTGTTAGTGGCATTATCTCCTAATATAATATCTTGTAAATTTGTATTATTTAAGGTTATGTCATTTGTATTATTTACATCGTAATCCCTGTTTCTTAATATTCCTACTCCTTTATCCCCGTCCAGCTTAACTCTCAGATTAGCTATATTTCCTATTGGATCTGATGCAGCTTTTGTTATTTGTTTTGATAATGATACTCCTACATTTTCAGTCCCGTTTACCTGAATTATACCATTTGAAGCATCAATTTCAGCATTTTGATAATAGTTACTATAACCGGCAAACATATTTCCCACTCTTAATCCATAACTATTTGAACCATTCATTATAACATTTCCGCTTCTCAAAAGAACATAAGGATCTGCAGGTGATGTCTGACTTAATGAAGATTGATACTGACCAAAATCTATTCCTATACTTTGACTGGCCCCGGTTCCTATTATTATTTCTCCGTTATTTATTGTTTCCGAACGCTGTGTAAGCTGTGTTCCTTCTGAGTCAATCATTATACCAATCATATTTATTCCGCTGTTTAATATTATCTGACTTCCGACTGCATTTTCAAATATTGACGGTGCATTCCCTATATTTCCACTACAAGAAAAGCTCCCCCCGATATTACATCCTAAAAGCTGGTGTTCCACCCCGACAAGTACATTCTGTCCGCCGTTCATTGAGTTATTAAGAGTAACTTTCCCGTCAAATTTAACAGTTTTAGCTGTTGTATTTACTTCATACGGATTATAGCTTATAAATATTGTAGTTCTTCCGTCTGATCTTGTGTTAGTTACCGTATAATCACCTGTCATAGTTGTATCAAAGTTCCCAACCATACTGTAAAATGCATTCATTATACTGTTATAAGAGCCTCCGTTTAAAGTTCCCGTTACAACAGCGCCTCCGTAACTTCCCATAGGATTAATACTTCCATCTACATTCATACTTCCAGTATATGATGTATTTCCATTGGATGCACTAATTATTATCGGAGTAGTTGCATTAATAGTCTCATAATTTCCAAGCATAAATCCTTGATTACCCTCATTTTGAGAAATAGTCTGATTTGTCTGTCCAAATCCTCCGGCAGTATAGGTCAAGCTTGGCGGAGTAAATAAAACCGGAGCATTTATTATCGGGCTTACCGGATTAAATGCCTTTATTGTAAGTGCGGGTACTGCAGGTGCCACTGGTACATCCGGCGTAAAATCAGGCAGTTTTATATTCGGCTCTGCCGGTACTGACGGTGCAGGGTTTAAAGGATTTCTATTTATTACTTTAGGTGTTATATTTATTCCGAGATCGATTTCTTTCGGTACCTGCGGACTTTGATAACTTTTGAATCCCTCTGTTTTAGTAATATATTTTAGTCCGTTATCCAGTATATTTCTTATTATTTCCTGATCTTCCACTCTTAATTCATTTATTATATTGTAATATCCGCCCATTATTCCTGTCAGCTGTCCAGCTGAAAGAAGTCCGGTATTTCTTAATTCAGCTTCCAATCTGTCATAGGCTTCCTGATTCTGCTTTATTACACTGCTGTGTGTTTTTGGCTTGGAATAAAACTCGGCATTTTCCAGAGTATTGTCCCCTCTGTTTTGTTCTGCATAAAAACCGCTGAAAAATATCTGCCATTCAAGATATTCCGGTTTTATTACAAAATCGCTTTGCAGATACAGATCTTTTAATTCCTTATTTCTTTGATTCATAGTTCTTTCCAGTAACTGATACGCTTTATCATTAGATTTTCCGCTTTTTATATTCTTTATCATACTTTCATAAAGCCTGTCATACTTAGCTGTAAGCTTGCTTTCTGCAGCACTGACATTCACAGACATTACTGCATTCAAGGCTAAAAAGGATAATAATATTTTTTCATTTTTTTTCATATATTCCTCCTGAAACTTTCTTTCATATTAATCTTACTATTTTGATGATTTGGTAGTTTTTTTATCTGTCCTCTCCTTCCAAAATTTTTTTATTCTATTTATAATAAATATAAAATTCAAATATTTTTATTTTCTCAGAATTTCACATACTTTTTATGCTGTTTATTCTGTGATATTCTTTTTTTGTCAGAGCAGCTGTACTTCTTTATTACCATATTTCTAAATTATCATTAAATAATTTAATGGGATTAATTTTTCATTTTTAAAAAAATATAGTCTAATTACTGAATTTTCGTTTATCTTTTAAAAAAAATTTATAATTTTCTATCACCTTCTTAATATATTTTATTTTTTAAATACCTGACAATTAATTATAGCTTTTTTCCACAAAATGTCAACTATTATAAAAATAGAATTGTTACAATTTTTTTATAAAATATAATATAACTTGAATACTTTAAATTATATATTTTAGTTATTTAATAAATAAACTTTATATATCAGATATTTTTTACTTAAATAAAATAATAAAGAAAAGATTTTCTTCATTTTGTTCTTTATTATATATTTTATAAAATTAAAAATATAAATCCAATTAACCATTTAAATAATAACATTTTAATATATATTAACAGTTCAAAATATTAAATACATTAAAAATTCCGGTTTCTAATATTTTTATCAGAAATCGGAATTTTTTAGTCATATTTTATAAATCTATTTTTTCACATTAGGATTAGCAAACATCACATGTAAGAAGCTGTAATCTTTCTTTTTTGATGATATCCTACAATCCAAAATCCTTTATTTCCAGATTTTTTCTATCTGTAAAGCTCTGCTTTTCCTATAGAAGAAAATAGTTTCATCTTATGATTTATGACTTTTTGAGCCTCTGTTATACATTCAGGATATATTACATTTGGATCCCATAATTCTGTAGTGCTCAGTATTTCCCTTGCTTTTTTGAAATATGCAAACTTCATATCACTTGAAATGTTTATCTTACTTACTCCAAGTCTTACTGATTCTGCTATTTCACTGTCAGGATTAGCAGATCCGCCGTGCAGTACCAAAGGAATATCTGTTGCCTCTCTTATTTTCTTCAGGATATCCAGCTGCAATTCCGGCTTTACATCTTTAGGATATATTCCGTGTGCTGTTCCTATTGCTACTGCCAGAGTATCTACCCCGGTTCTTGTTACAAAATCCTTAGCCTGTTCAGGATCTGTATATGTAATCTCACTAACTCCGCCTTCTACTGAATTTCCTGTCTGTCCTATAGTTCCCAATTCTCCTTCTACAGAAACTCCTGCTGCATGAGCTATTTCCACTACCTTTTTAGTAATACTTACATTTTCCTCATACGGCAGTGTAGAACCATCTATCATTACAGATGTAAAACCACATTTTATCGCTCTTACTATTTCATTCATATTCCCTCCGTGGTCCAAATGTATCACAAGAGGTACATTGCTCACATATGCTCTGTGTTTTGCATATGAAATAAACTCATCAGTTACGAATTCAAGCTCTGTGGGATGAATTGCTATTATTGCAGGAGCTTTTGCTCTTTCCGCTTCTTCCACTACTGCTCTCAAAAATGTGCTGTCTGCCACATTAAATGCCCCCACTGCAAATTTGTTTTTTTGTGCTGTCTCCAGTAATTCTTTCATTGTTAGTAACATATTTTCATCTCCTTGTTTTTTTTATTTATTTAAAAAATTGCTTCTTTTATTATTTCTTCTGCCCATCCCTCTGAGCCTGAAAATGCAAGATATCTTATTATCTCTTCCTTACATGCTTCTTCCATTTTTATCATCAGTTCAAATAAGTTAGCTTCAGAATCCTTCATTAACTCCTCATATATTTTCTTACTTCCCGCTTTGAATATATCTGCTCCTACGTTAATTTTATTAATCCCGCAGGAAACTACTTTTCTAAGTGCTTCTCCGTCTGCACCGCTTCCTCCGTGTAAAACCAGCGGCTTTCCGGTAATATTTTTTATTTTCTTAATAAGCTCAAAATTAATCTCGGGAACTACTCCTTCCTTATAAAGACCGTGAGCTGTTCCGCAGGAAACTGCCAAAGCATCTATCCCGGTTTTTTCAAAAAACTCTTTTGTTTCATCCGGATCAGTATAAAGCTCTTTCTGGTTTTCACTGTTATATGAGCCTCCTGAACCGATATGACCTAACTCCCCCTCCACGCTAAGACCCGCTGCTCTGGCAAGCCGTACTACTTCTCCGGTAATTTCTATATTTTCTGCAAACGGTTTGCTGCTTGCATCTATCATCAGAGAAGTAAAACCATGCCTAAGTGCATAAACACAGGAATCATAATCTTTTCCATGATCTAGATTTAATGCTACAGGAACATTTTTATTTTTCACCAGTTCTTTTGTTATTGGTGCAATTAATTCAGCCTTCGCATGTTCCTGAAAATGATCCTGCACTATATTTATGATTATCGGTGCTCTTTTTTCTTCTGCTGCTTTTACCGCAGCTCTTACAGTTTCCATATTAAAGCAGTTCACAGCCAGTACTGCATAATTATTTTTATTGGCATTATTAAGCATTTCTTTCATTGAAACATACATTTTTATCGCTCCTATCCGCTAATAACGATATTTGACAAATCTACTTCTTTTTCATCATCAGAGATAACTTCATCTTCTGGATTTACTCTTTTCTTTACAATAACAAGTAAAACTGCTGTTACTACTGTACCGCTTAATAAAGCGATAACCGCTCCTAACGGATTGCTCATAGCCGGGATAACAAATATTCCGCCAGACGGCACCTTGCTTCCTACTCCTAATGAAAAACTAATCGCACCTGTTACTCCGCACCCGATTGAAGTACAGAAAACAGTTCTAAGTAAATCATTCATGGCTATTGGTATGACTCCTTCAGAAATCATACATAATCCCATTGGAAATGCTACTTTAATATTTTCAACCTCTGTGTTTTTATAAATATTTTTTTTCAAAACTCTGGAAAGAACAAGAGATAACGCTACTCCTAATGGCGGAACCATAGCTGCCAGTACTTTAATTGCTTCCGGCTCAGTAATACCTTCTAATAATAGTCCGTCACAAATTAAATTCGGAACTTTACTAATAGGACCTCCGTAATCTATACAGCCTAATCCGCCTATAATAAATCCGTATAAAATTTTAGCTGAACTGTCAAGCCCGACAATAAAGTTTGTTAATCCGTTTGTAATCCATACAATTGGCGTTCCGACTACAAAATACATCAGCAGTCCGCCGATAATAGCAGATAACGTCGGAATAATCATCATCGGCATTAATGCCTGTGCCCATGCTGGAACTTTCAAATATTTTTTAATAGCTAATGCAATATATCCAACAAAATATCCTCCGATCATCCCACCTAAGAATCCGGCACCAAGAAATGAAGCAATTTGCCCCATCAAAAACCCGGGTGCTATTCCAGGACGATCAGCAATACTATATGCAATATAACCTGAGATGAATGAAGGCAGTAACCCCATTCCAAATACTCCAAGTGATGTTAATGCGCTGGGAATCGTCATTTTTTCTATATCTGTAACAACTTCCCCACCCATTAAATTACCAATAGCAATAAGAAGCCCTGATGCAACTACAAGCGGAAGCATATACGATATGGCAGTTAATGCATGTTTTTTCAACTCTTGACCTATATTCTTCATATTTTTCCTCCTTTATTTTCCTAATTCGTCTTCAATTTTTTTAATTAATTGTTTTGATGATTTAATACAAACACTAGTTGGAATTTCAATTGTTTTCTTTCCTTTAAAACGTTCTTTTCCTGACACTGCGATATCAGCAGCAATAATCACAATATCCGCAGCTGCGATATCCTGACTTGTCAATTCATCTTCCGTTCCAATAGTACCCTGTGTTTCAATGTGAACTTCATGTCCCGCCTCTTGCGCTGCACGTATCAATTTTTCTTTTGCAATATAAGTATGTGCTATTCCTGATGTACATGCAGCTATTCCTACTATTTTCATAATTTTCCTCCCTATTCTTTTTGATTACCGTTTTATTTTTTTTCCCTGAATAACTCCATTATTTCTTTCGGATTTTCCTTAGTCAGAAGCTTTTCCGTAATATCATCATCAGCCAGTGCTTCCGCTACCTGAGAAAGCAGTTTTATGTGTGTTGTAGTTTTATCCATAGATCTTACCGCAAATAAAATTATACATTTTACCGGTTTTCCATCCAGAGTCTCCCATTCTATACTTTCCTTTGTCCGCCCTATTGCAAGTGAAGTCTTTAATACACTGTCTGATTTTCCGTGCGGAATGGCTATATAATTCCCCAGTCCTGTCTGTCCCTCTGCTTCCCTTAAATATACATCTTTCAAAAAGCCTTCTTTTGAACTGATAATATTCTCATTAAAAAGCATATCTGTTAATTCACTAAGAACCTCATCCTTATTTTTTCCTTTCAGATTTAAATCGATAGTTTTTTCGTTAATTACTTTTGTTATATCCATATATGTCCTTTCCAATACTTTAATATATAAAAACTTTATGTGTTTTCTTTTCATCTGAAAAATACTTCTTATACTGCATTCAATTATATTTCCCGAGTATAGCCGGTTCAAATACTAATTCAAATTTATTAATTCGCTGATTTCATTGGTATTTCTGCAAAAACAGATTTTTTTCAGCAGTTCCTTGTTATTATAGAGTTCAAATATCTCTCTTAACAGCTGTCTGTGTATTTCATCATTATCCTTAACCCCGATTATTATATCTGCTTTGTATTCCCCAGCAGCACTGCTTTTTATTCTGAAACCCACACATGTTTTAGTTACTATGTCTTTTTTTATAAGATACACGGAAAAACTTTCATTAATATGTATTTCCGAAATATATTCCTTTGCGTTTCTTATTTCAAGATAATTTTCATTTATTATTTTTTTTATTAATTTTTTTACATTTGTTTTTTCAGAAAAAATTTCATTTTCTATTTGAATATATCTTTTATTCAAAAATTTCTTTATCCCCTTAAATGAAAAAGCAGTATTTTTGCTCTTTAAAGCATTTTTCAGATATATTTCAGTTACATTCCGCACATCAGCCTCATTAAATAATGCCGTTACATATGCTATAGGCATGTCTATCCCCGAAATATTTATAGTAGAAATTATGAGATCTATATCCTTGAGATCATATCCTGCCTTAAGACGTCCTGTAGATATTACATCTGCAATATCCCATTCAGGAAAGGAATGCCTTATACGTCCTCTTAATAAATGTGATGAACCTACTCCGCTGGAACATACCACCAGTACTCTTTTCTGCTTCATATTCTGTTCTACTGCTGCTTGAAAATAAAAAGTAAGATACCCTATTTCATCAGGACTGATTGCTCTTATATTGTATTTTTCCAGTGTATCCAATGTTACAAGCCCAACCAATCCGTAAATCGCGGAAAATTCTTTTTTTATATCTTCCAAAATGGGATTCTTTATACTGATATTATATTTCAATCTGTTCATCATAGCTTTAAGATGTAGAATAAGACTTTCATACAGCTGTTTATCCGGCGTTAGCTTAAAATCCACTATTTCTGATATCTTTCTTATTATCTCTTCTGCTATTTCCATTATTACAGGACTGGTATCAAGCAGAAGTTCGCTTGTGTCAGTACCTGCATTGATAATTTCCATTCCCGAGGAAATTAGATACTGATATATAAAATAAGTTTCCTCTTCCGGTACTTCTATTTTGAAAGTTTCTGTTATTTTCCCGGACATTTCCTGTGATATTGTATATATTCTCTTATCTGTTTTTCTAATATCCCTCCTCATTTTATTTTCATAAAGAATATTTCCGTTCCTAAGCCTCTTTATCAGTATCAGTATATGTGTTATCATATTTATGTAATATATTTCCCCCATTGTATAATTCAGCTTCTGCTCTGTATCTTTAAGTATCTTGGCAACAGCTTCCACTTCTTCTCTGCCAAACTGCCCAAAAAGCTCATACAGATTTTCATCATTAAGCCTTGATTCCCTTAACCCGTTTTTATTTTCATGATTCGCAGTCATGAGCTCATTTATTATGCCCAGAATAGCTTTTCTTATGTTCATTTCCGAACCTGTAAGCATAGTTCCGTTTTTATTTCTTTCCAGACGCAGATCATATTGCTTTATTCTGTCTTCTATGTATTTCAGATCATTAACTATGGATGCCCTGCTTATGTAATATTTTTCCGACAGCTGTTGTATGGAATAGGCTTTTGGCGAATTGCTCAAAAATTCGGTAAGTATCTTTTGTCTCCTGTATTCTGTTGACATGTAATCATTTTTATTTTCTTTTCCTGCATGAAGCTCAAAATTCAGCTTCATTTTCTGTTCTTTTGTTATATTAAGCTTTATTCCTGT from Sebaldella termitidis ATCC 33386 includes the following:
- a CDS encoding autotransporter domain-containing protein, giving the protein MKKNEKILLSFLALNAVMSVNVSAAESKLTAKYDRLYESMIKNIKSGKSNDKAYQLLERTMNQRNKELKDLYLQSDFVIKPEYLEWQIFFSGFYAEQNRGDNTLENAEFYSKPKTHSSVIKQNQEAYDRLEAELRNTGLLSAGQLTGIMGGYYNIINELRVEDQEIIRNILDNGLKYITKTEGFKSYQSPQVPKEIDLGINITPKVINRNPLNPAPSVPAEPNIKLPDFTPDVPVAPAVPALTIKAFNPVSPIINAPVLFTPPSLTYTAGGFGQTNQTISQNEGNQGFMLGNYETINATTPIIISASNGNTSYTGSMNVDGSINPMGSYGGAVVTGTLNGGSYNSIMNAFYSMVGNFDTTMTGDYTVTNTRSDGRTTIFISYNPYEVNTTAKTVKFDGKVTLNNSMNGGQNVLVGVEHQLLGCNIGGSFSCSGNIGNAPSIFENAVGSQIILNSGINMIGIMIDSEGTQLTQRSETINNGEIIIGTGASQSIGIDFGQYQSSLSQTSPADPYVLLRSGNVIMNGSNSYGLRVGNMFAGYSNYYQNAEIDASNGIIQVNGTENVGVSLSKQITKAASDPIGNIANLRVKLDGDKGVGILRNRDYDVNNTNDITLNNTNLQDIILGDNATNSILIRSDKYGIVLDKAVTVDNTSAVNTAFNNIVMVANDFNSLGSKATFVKNASTITLGSNLSKVTGLLSINGGYALNDNTIIVNSIESQGMAVFGINEGTVATGENKGTIKVLGESSVGAYNEGNFEMAGGTIDVSGNKGIGVYAKNNLASTTISGGTIISSNGGIGLYADDKGNLGNGATINLTGTAKLEVNNGGLMLYNYSGTSGNPVGKFNMGALINADINTGGTAFYFKGIPTGINSFLTDMIIGLGSLNIKLTSSDSSLFVLDNPGGVINLSDATSSGIIGSLPSNVTIDPSSNPNYKPYSVFKGALNIDLNVDIDNNTDAYNRSEFLSSKVTLQSGKTMTSALTGKYGIGQENYAGTLNRNEVLIVIDNGGVINMTGSASAGVIANYGEVINNGLISTTGADSIGIVSYNGSLVQNNNTITIGGGGTGIYAENKTNSGYGNGKIEIENNGLINAIAASGSRSYGIFANNTEPMLTRTDSTVKLFSNSNIDMSGQTGGVGISAKKSTVTNDGKVTVGKDGIAFYTEDSEVTINGGEINLKGDGAVGFYMTNSILNGNSGTINIDGKNIVLFNMLNSTFTNNLTINATADSSYIIGNISNTAYTYTGTQSLGAGSTLINGINSAVLLDSASNVSSAGTGVVALLVNGQYTGGFVPPYTVEGENNGIINLGNDSAAIYGKNGARLLNSGIINIGDSSVGLYALDSGAKTENTGVMNIGKNSTGLYLKGGLDIINNNTITGTASGSIGMYTDNNTGIVENNHIIDLSGDKVIGIYSVNGTQNITNNGMIKIGNSGSTDDPGIGIYTKSLTDTVVNNGTVEVGAKALGIYSLGTSVNHNGIIKVGDEGTGIYKEQGILNINNGAQIQVGNYEAVGLYAVNNTAVNINPTAVMGIGAGSYGVILESGSALWNQAAITLSDNSIFTYGNGAGSITNDGQINMTGSDNTVFYMIKGGNIFNNANITGTAGTGNIGIYNRGIYAVEELQGDLMKLEGLLTEGIIINDADITLGDSKLIDQGNGQKTGYSVGIYAEGTTVENKAGRTITVGEDGVGMYVKDAFTTSYNYGTIIGNGNRAIGIFADNTRVENHGKIIMTGDDVIGMAGRNGAHIYNAAGGEIHVTGKNVTGIYLAGGTTTVENLGKIVITNTGGADENGVGIRYTSDFNTANIIGGPGNISGTGYAETGFTSKSYELPELPTLINSGEITIDVGDKFSYENLKVIVKVDPSTNTATTSASSQVGFGGSTIPEKLEITPDFSQGTSADRYVLQNIFRGLDGKGQYISQSLTWDATGQGSDIVMTRISYEKFTDGLWYEDFGRTLNKKYAGQTGDGLKVFDKIDMIQSEPEFRHAMASLAGNVYANINQREADIASILSNSHDFLQNSENNTKENVKINIIAGRGRTNEDTDGVVPYDYTTAGVLALREVERTYRHTFGYSLGYLHTGFEFKDDNKSEEWVDTIQLGLHNKYEASGWKLRNDLTGRMSFHNIDRNIDWPSPVGRSEMNGTYETYSVTLDNIIGKEIPVGKKVSITPYGAFKAMYVTRPTFSESGLERLEVEGSDAWSAKPRAGVEFKAAVPLGSKTAWELKGALDLAYEYELAGLNEREYAKLIAVEDGYHKLSKPEEEKGTFRARASVGVEVTDRYGIFVTGEYGIGNKDQDDYRAGLTLKAIF
- a CDS encoding ketose-bisphosphate aldolase — translated: MLLTMKELLETAQKNKFAVGAFNVADSTFLRAVVEEAERAKAPAIIAIHPTELEFVTDEFISYAKHRAYVSNVPLVIHLDHGGNMNEIVRAIKCGFTSVMIDGSTLPYEENVSITKKVVEIAHAAGVSVEGELGTIGQTGNSVEGGVSEITYTDPEQAKDFVTRTGVDTLAVAIGTAHGIYPKDVKPELQLDILKKIREATDIPLVLHGGSANPDSEIAESVRLGVSKINISSDMKFAYFKKAREILSTTELWDPNVIYPECITEAQKVINHKMKLFSSIGKAELYR
- a CDS encoding class II fructose-bisphosphate aldolase is translated as MYVSMKEMLNNANKNNYAVLAVNCFNMETVRAAVKAAEEKRAPIIINIVQDHFQEHAKAELIAPITKELVKNKNVPVALNLDHGKDYDSCVYALRHGFTSLMIDASSKPFAENIEITGEVVRLARAAGLSVEGELGHIGSGGSYNSENQKELYTDPDETKEFFEKTGIDALAVSCGTAHGLYKEGVVPEINFELIKKIKNITGKPLVLHGGSGADGEALRKVVSCGINKINVGADIFKAGSKKIYEELMKDSEANLFELMIKMEEACKEEIIRYLAFSGSEGWAEEIIKEAIF
- a CDS encoding PTS fructose transporter subunit IIC, producing MKNIGQELKKHALTAISYMLPLVVASGLLIAIGNLMGGEVVTDIEKMTIPSALTSLGVFGMGLLPSFISGYIAYSIADRPGIAPGFLMGQIASFLGAGFLGGMIGGYFVGYIALAIKKYLKVPAWAQALMPMMIIPTLSAIIGGLLMYFVVGTPIVWITNGLTNFIVGLDSSAKILYGFIIGGLGCIDYGGPISKVPNLICDGLLLEGITEPEAIKVLAAMVPPLGVALSLVLSRVLKKNIYKNTEVENIKVAFPMGLCMISEGVIPIAMNDLLRTVFCTSIGCGVTGAISFSLGVGSKVPSGGIFVIPAMSNPLGAVIALLSGTVVTAVLLVIVKKRVNPEDEVISDDEKEVDLSNIVISG
- a CDS encoding PTS fructose transporter subunit IIB, producing MKIVGIAACTSGIAHTYIAKEKLIRAAQEAGHEVHIETQGTIGTEDELTSQDIAAADIVIIAADIAVSGKERFKGKKTIEIPTSVCIKSSKQLIKKIEDELGK
- a CDS encoding PTS sugar transporter subunit IIA is translated as MDITKVINEKTIDLNLKGKNKDEVLSELTDMLFNENIISSKEGFLKDVYLREAEGQTGLGNYIAIPHGKSDSVLKTSLAIGRTKESIEWETLDGKPVKCIILFAVRSMDKTTTHIKLLSQVAEALADDDITEKLLTKENPKEIMELFREKK
- a CDS encoding BglG family transcription antiterminator, with the protein product MHSLLSRQKEIIIYLMDKGDYIPVKNIAENIRVSEKTVYRELKAIEEYLKSRYIFLEKRPGTGIKLNITKEQKMKLNFELHAGKENKNDYMSTEYRRQKILTEFLSNSPKAYSIQQLSEKYYISRASIVNDLKYIEDRIKQYDLRLERNKNGTMLTGSEMNIRKAILGIINELMTANHENKNGLRESRLNDENLYELFGQFGREEVEAVAKILKDTEQKLNYTMGEIYYINMITHILILIKRLRNGNILYENKMRRDIRKTDKRIYTISQEMSGKITETFKIEVPEEETYFIYQYLISSGMEIINAGTDTSELLLDTSPVIMEIAEEIIRKISEIVDFKLTPDKQLYESLILHLKAMMNRLKYNISIKNPILEDIKKEFSAIYGLVGLVTLDTLEKYNIRAISPDEIGYLTFYFQAAVEQNMKQKRVLVVCSSGVGSSHLLRGRIRHSFPEWDIADVISTGRLKAGYDLKDIDLIISTINISGIDMPIAYVTALFNEADVRNVTEIYLKNALKSKNTAFSFKGIKKFLNKRYIQIENEIFSEKTNVKKLIKKIINENYLEIRNAKEYISEIHINESFSVYLIKKDIVTKTCVGFRIKSSAAGEYKADIIIGVKDNDEIHRQLLREIFELYNNKELLKKICFCRNTNEISELINLN